From a region of the Rhodococcus sp. 4CII genome:
- a CDS encoding DNA polymerase IV, with product MLHLDMDAFFASVEQLTRPTLRGRPVLVGGLGGRGVVAGASYEARVYGARSAMPMHQARRLVGPGAVVLPPRGRLYGMLSKSVFDSLRGPMPVLEQLSMDEAFGEPAELAGADAAMVQRYCEGLRTLVLERTGLVASIGAGSGKQVAKIASGLAKPDGITVIPPDEQHAVLDELPVRKLWGIGPVAEEKLKRLGIETIGGFARTPESEVASILGTTIGPGLHRLAQGIDNRPVAERAESKQVSAETTFATDIVTMAELRGAVESSAASAFARLQKDGRAARTVVLKLKKADMSIVTRSVTLPYATLDRQILVAAAQRQAIDPLELGPVRLVGVGYAGLSTVRQGSLFPELDLDVPGYQESKITAAGADDGLSMSGPTPARALDLRWHPGLDVAHPEFGHGWVQGAGHGVVTVRFETRTTGPGKARTFKEDDADLERADVEGSLE from the coding sequence GTGTTGCACCTCGACATGGACGCGTTCTTCGCGTCGGTCGAGCAGCTCACCCGTCCGACCCTCCGTGGCCGCCCGGTTCTCGTCGGTGGTCTCGGCGGACGCGGTGTCGTCGCCGGGGCCAGTTACGAGGCGCGGGTGTACGGCGCGCGGTCGGCGATGCCGATGCATCAGGCCCGCAGGCTGGTCGGTCCCGGCGCGGTGGTGCTGCCGCCGCGGGGCCGCCTCTACGGCATGCTGAGCAAGTCCGTGTTCGACTCCCTCCGCGGCCCGATGCCGGTGCTCGAGCAGCTGTCCATGGACGAGGCGTTCGGCGAACCCGCCGAACTGGCCGGGGCGGATGCGGCCATGGTGCAACGCTATTGCGAAGGCCTGCGCACCCTCGTGCTCGAACGGACGGGACTGGTCGCGTCCATCGGCGCCGGGTCGGGAAAGCAGGTGGCCAAGATCGCGTCCGGTCTCGCCAAACCCGACGGGATCACGGTGATTCCGCCCGACGAGCAGCACGCGGTGCTGGACGAGCTTCCGGTGCGGAAGCTGTGGGGCATCGGCCCGGTCGCGGAGGAGAAACTGAAACGGCTCGGGATCGAGACCATCGGCGGTTTCGCGCGGACACCCGAATCGGAGGTGGCGTCCATTCTGGGCACCACGATCGGACCGGGCCTGCACAGGCTGGCGCAGGGCATCGACAACCGGCCGGTGGCCGAGCGTGCGGAGTCCAAACAGGTCAGTGCCGAGACGACTTTCGCGACCGACATCGTCACGATGGCCGAACTGCGGGGTGCCGTCGAATCGAGCGCGGCGTCCGCGTTCGCGCGCCTGCAGAAGGACGGCCGCGCCGCGCGGACGGTGGTGCTGAAGCTGAAGAAGGCGGACATGAGCATCGTGACGCGCTCGGTCACCCTGCCCTACGCGACGCTCGACCGTCAGATCCTGGTCGCGGCGGCGCAGCGTCAGGCGATCGATCCGCTCGAACTGGGCCCCGTGCGCCTGGTGGGGGTGGGATACGCCGGACTGTCGACGGTGCGTCAGGGCTCGCTGTTCCCCGAACTGGACCTGGACGTCCCGGGCTATCAGGAGTCGAAGATCACGGCGGCGGGCGCCGACGACGGCCTGTCGATGTCCGGCCCGACGCCGGCCCGGGCGCTCGACCTCCGGTGGCATCCCGGTCTCGACGTGGCGCACCCGGAGTTCGGCCACGGCTGGGTGCAGGGGGCCGGGCACGGTGTCGTGACCGTCCGATTCGAAACGCGCACAACGGGTCCGGGGAAGGCGCGGACCTTCAAGGAGGACGACGCAGACCTCGAGCGGGCCGATGTGGAAGGCTCGCTCGAGTAA
- a CDS encoding sensor domain-containing protein, translating to MRRGSVAASCSLFAVLALSACSSDGSGDAGATASLAPLGPAVTAAPNAVGAPFADRAALKAALLGVGDLPVGFTPVPDPEDDLGLPPASESADSDKSSTDPAKCGAVLSPVADQRTGATAAASGWFTGPDFATIDQDAASYGTGADASQAFAAVQDALAGCTEYSGTDADGVQVQYRVGGREQQPAGDASLAFRLVTTSEGVSLVSDVVVVLVGSTVTQLVATGQEPIDAGVLNDLTSTAVTKLAPAPAG from the coding sequence ATGCGGCGCGGATCCGTCGCCGCCTCCTGCTCCCTGTTCGCTGTGCTGGCGCTGTCGGCGTGCTCGTCGGACGGGTCCGGCGACGCCGGTGCCACCGCGTCGCTCGCGCCGCTCGGTCCTGCGGTGACCGCAGCGCCGAATGCGGTCGGCGCACCCTTCGCCGACCGGGCCGCACTGAAGGCGGCGCTCCTGGGCGTCGGCGACCTTCCCGTCGGGTTCACCCCGGTGCCCGATCCCGAGGACGACCTGGGGCTGCCGCCGGCGTCGGAGTCGGCGGACTCCGACAAGTCGAGCACGGATCCCGCGAAATGCGGCGCGGTGTTGTCGCCCGTCGCGGACCAGCGAACGGGTGCGACGGCGGCCGCCTCCGGCTGGTTCACCGGCCCCGACTTCGCGACCATCGACCAGGACGCGGCGAGCTACGGCACCGGCGCCGACGCGTCCCAGGCGTTCGCGGCAGTACAGGACGCTCTCGCGGGATGCACCGAGTATTCCGGTACCGACGCGGACGGGGTGCAGGTGCAGTACCGGGTCGGTGGCCGCGAGCAACAGCCCGCCGGCGACGCCTCGCTGGCGTTCCGACTCGTCACCACCAGCGAAGGCGTCAGCCTCGTCTCGGACGTGGTGGTGGTCCTCGTCGGGAGCACCGTCACCCAGTTGGTCGCGACGGGCCAGGAGCCGATCGACGCCGGCGTCCTGAACGACCTCACCAGCACCGCCGTGACGAAGCTCGCGCCCGCACCGGCCGGCTGA
- the lspA gene encoding signal peptidase II, with product MDDERVSQDPTAENETDADDRQDGDTQGTATPRPARHQRRLLLFAIAGVVLATDLLTKIVAVAYIEPGRPVWLIGDIVSLRLVRNPGAAFSMATGMTWLLTLVAVGVVIGVVRIGRTLRSPWWALGLGLVLGGALGNLVDRFFRAPGVMQGHVVDFVSVGWWPVFNVADSGIVCGAILLVVLTLIGLEPDGTRKGVDK from the coding sequence GTGGATGATGAACGGGTGAGTCAAGACCCCACGGCAGAGAACGAGACCGACGCCGACGACCGGCAGGACGGTGACACACAAGGCACCGCGACGCCCCGGCCGGCGCGGCATCAGCGCAGGCTGCTGCTGTTCGCGATCGCGGGCGTCGTCCTCGCGACGGACCTGCTGACGAAGATCGTCGCGGTCGCCTACATCGAACCGGGACGTCCGGTCTGGCTGATCGGGGACATCGTCTCGCTGCGGCTCGTCCGCAATCCCGGTGCCGCGTTCTCGATGGCCACCGGCATGACGTGGCTGCTGACGCTCGTCGCCGTCGGTGTGGTGATCGGGGTCGTCCGCATCGGTCGCACGCTGCGGTCGCCGTGGTGGGCTCTCGGGCTGGGGCTGGTACTCGGCGGCGCCCTCGGAAACCTCGTCGACCGGTTCTTCCGGGCGCCGGGAGTGATGCAGGGGCACGTCGTCGATTTCGTGTCAGTCGGCTGGTGGCCGGTGTTCAACGTGGCCGACTCCGGCATCGTGTGCGGAGCGATCCTGCTCGTCGTGCTCACGCTGATCGGGCTGGAACCGGACGGAACACGCAAGGGGGTAGACAAGTGA
- a CDS encoding RluA family pseudouridine synthase, translated as MPVPDGLEAMRVDAGLARLLGLSRTAVAQLTEEGSVLVDGAPVGKSDRLSAGTWLEVELPEPPRPLTIEAEPVEGMEILYADDDVVAVDKPVGVAAHASVGWTGPTVIGGLAAAGFRISTSGAHERQGIVHRLDVGTSGVMVVATSERAYTLLKRAFKQRTIDKRYHALVQGHPDPSSGTIDAPIGRHRSNDWKFAVTADGKPSITHYDTVEAFQAASLLDIHLETGRTHQIRVHFAALRHPCCGDLTYGADPRLAERLGLERQWLHARSLGFAHPADGRWVEITSKYPKDLEDALAVLRAS; from the coding sequence ATGCCGGTCCCCGACGGGCTCGAGGCGATGCGCGTCGACGCCGGCCTGGCGCGACTGCTCGGTCTGTCGCGCACCGCGGTCGCCCAGCTCACCGAGGAAGGCTCGGTCCTGGTCGACGGCGCACCCGTCGGCAAGTCCGATCGGCTGTCCGCCGGAACCTGGCTCGAGGTGGAACTACCGGAACCGCCGCGGCCGCTGACCATCGAGGCCGAGCCCGTCGAGGGCATGGAGATCCTGTACGCCGACGACGACGTGGTCGCCGTCGACAAACCGGTCGGTGTCGCCGCCCACGCCAGCGTCGGGTGGACCGGCCCGACGGTCATCGGCGGTCTCGCGGCCGCCGGCTTCCGGATCTCGACGTCCGGCGCGCACGAACGCCAGGGCATCGTGCACCGCCTCGACGTCGGCACGTCCGGGGTGATGGTGGTGGCCACGTCGGAGCGTGCGTACACGCTGCTCAAGCGCGCCTTCAAGCAGCGGACCATCGACAAGCGGTACCACGCGCTGGTGCAGGGTCACCCGGATCCCAGCAGCGGGACCATCGACGCGCCCATTGGCAGGCACCGCAGCAACGACTGGAAGTTCGCCGTCACGGCCGACGGCAAACCCAGCATCACCCACTACGACACGGTGGAGGCGTTCCAGGCGGCGAGCCTGCTCGACATCCACCTCGAAACGGGCCGGACCCACCAGATCCGCGTCCACTTCGCCGCCCTGCGGCACCCGTGCTGCGGTGACCTCACCTACGGCGCCGATCCGCGACTCGCGGAGCGTCTCGGGCTGGAGCGCCAGTGGCTGCACGCCCGGTCGCTCGGCTTCGCGCACCCCGCCGACGGGCGGTGGGTCGAGATCACGTCCAAGTACCCGAAGGATCTCGAGGACGCTCTCGCGGTTCTGCGGGCGAGCTGA